The Drosophila subobscura isolate 14011-0131.10 chromosome A, UCBerk_Dsub_1.0, whole genome shotgun sequence genome includes the window aaaacgtatataatatatatgtaattaTACGgtaggtttttgttttgcctaaTGTTTAATATGTAATTAGAAACTAACTTTTTTTCacttgttttctgtttgcgtTTTGGTTTGTGGGTTCGctacattttggtttttgtttggtgcaTTTTCATAACTCCCTCGACATCCAGCGGCCTGGGGGGGACTGACTGCAGCCTGCGTATCGCCTCCCTGCTTACTCCAGGCGTGCCTTGTAGGTGGTCTTCCAGATCTCGGCGAGTGTCACGGCACTGTGGAACCGATGGAAGATGCACAACGGCAGTGTGATGCGCTGAATGATGGACCAGGGCACAAAGCCATAGAAATCAAGCTGAACCTGCAGATTCGAAACAGGATCCATATTCGGTATTAGTTGGGTAAATAATTAGGCAACGATTCATAGGCTAACACAATACAACATGCATGAGTACAACACAGAAGCTTTAGTCATTCAATGAGTGGAGCCCTGCATGAACCCACAAAAGTTCTTCCATTTCAAACAATTCGAGTAGGAAATGTTCGAAAGAGTTAAACTCTCGGTTGGTTATAGCAGGACTCTtgaacacacagaaacatgCAAAAACCATAGGGTTGGATATGAagacatttatgtacatttggaGAGATGACAGACAGATATCGTGTTTAGGATTAATTAGAGTAGAACATACAGAACGGAACGATTAGAGAACGAGAGCGTTAATCGTTTTACTTAACTCAGTCTCGCTTACGTACATATCTACTTACAGGATTGGCGAATACTTTTTGAGCTTCGAATGTGTAGATGGCGAACATGGCCACGTTGCAGATGAGTAGGAAGGTGACAATCTGGCGGCCGGGCTTGCTGCGATCGTGCTCCGGCAAGTGGACGCGACGCCGCGATACGTCTGCGATGAAGAGCAGCTGCAAGATCACCTGGAAGACGGCCACACCGCCGGTGGTCGTCACCAGGAGGCTGGGCTCGCTCTCCAGCACCTTCAGGCTGCCGGCAATGATGCTGAACACAGAGTAGGTGAAGAGACCAAAGGCCGAGATGCGCAACAAGATGTCATTCAGATTGGATTGCTCCTCGCAGCGGAACTTCAGATTCTTGACCCTGTgacagtggagtggagagtgtcGTTAGTGTGGTTCGAAAAAAATCAAGCGAGGATATATGTGGGTTTGGATCTAGATCTAGATGAGGAATATGGAGAACCAGACCTGATGAAGCCCACTATGATGGCCAGTATGGCGAAGGCCATGAGGATGCAGTGGCTGGCATCGGCCAGATAAATGGCCAACAGCGAGAACTGCTGATGACGCACCAAGACGAAGAAGAGTATCAGGCAAATGAGGGCGCcgaccaacagcagcagaccaaAGAACAGTCCCTTCGACGAGCCAACGCAGTCGACGCGACCGGAGCGTGCCTGCTGCGCCATGGCGACGGCACGACGCGATAGCATCACCTCCAAACGGTGCTCCAGATCCTCGTCGTTCATCCGTCCCGGATAGCGGCCGATGTGCTTCCACATGACATACAAAACCACCGCACCGATCAGCGAATACTCAATAATGAACGGATACAGATACGGCGCCGAGTCGTACACAATGGTCCCCATAATATCGATGCGCCCGCAGGCGGTGGAGTTGAGTGTGCCAATGTTGGAAGACAGCGCCGCCGGGTAAATGCTGTCCAGGCTCTCCAGATTCTCGAAGGCCACCAGTCCGCCGCTCGACTCCTCGTGCGATATGTCCGAGTAGGTCTGGAAGCTGTTCTCCATGCCGGGTCCGAACAGGTTGTTCATGATGTTCACTGGGCCCTCGGTGCTGGCACCGATGCCGCTGCTGGGCGTGGAGGCGACAAAGCTGTTGAGGAACGAGGAGacgctgccagtggcagcagcgggcaACGCCGGGGAGGCGGACCCATCGACTGGCGTCAGACTCGGGGCAGCGCTGGTGAGGAGTCGCTGGAGGCCGCTGAAGGTCGATTCGCTGGTCGTGCTGCTGATGGCGTCCGTTGCAGTGCTGCCGGCGGAAATGGGtatggcggtggtggtggtcaatgggctggtggtggtggttgtgccgaaggtggtggtggtgctggcaatggtgctggggctgccgcccgttgtggtggctgctgtggtGGCACTTGTGATAAACTTCTTCAGCTTGCGGGCCATAGTAGTGCTGTGCCATTGATAGCCGGCCGTCGTGTACGGCGccctggtggtggtgctgctgacAATGCTGCTCGCCGTGGTGCTGGCCACATCCCCGCCCATGCCCAGGCTCTTCGAGATCCCGTCGACGGTGTTGCGCACCAGCTTCGACAGCACATTGTCGCTCTTGTAGACATCCTTGGGCAGCAGATCCTCCCCATCCAGCACCTCGAACTCGCTGTTCGGACCGGTGTGGGTGCGCAGAACGGTCCCCGCATGCCGCAGCGCATGCTGCCGCACCGAGTGGGCTATGGAGGAAGCCTCCGGATCGGCCTCGTTCTTCTGGTGCCAAATGGTGATCTCCAGCAGCGACTCCTTCACCAGCGTTCGGATCCACACGCAAATATTGGTGGCCACCACATGCATCAGCCCGAAGCGGGCAATCACCTTGAAGCGGTGGATGTTCAGCTGCAAGTTCAGACAGAGATCAAgaaacagagaagagagagtggTGGCGCTTGAGTACAACTGAGACTCTTGCCTATCGCAGGGTTGCAGGTTGAGCATTGATTACGTAGATTACAAGCAAAAATTCGGAATCGGGATGAGCCGAACCGTATCCCCGACTATCCCTGCAGAGCTCGTACACATCAAAtatcaaagaaaattcaatggATTTTGGTATAATTTTACAGTTAAACGGTTTCGCTTTTGGATTGATTCTTAGCCAACTTTATGCTCTGGCAGGGGTAATCGGTGATGAGTTGGgacaactaaacaaaaaccaaactgcCACATCAGACATGGAATCGATCCCTTATAGATATTATAAgttatagagagagacagagacagagagagagagagagagatattgtTGTCTATTGGTTAACATATGCGAATATCGGTAGACATGTCATAGATCTAGGATATCTCTGATATGTGGCTGGATGTAcacatgttttgttttttgtcgtTTGTATATGCGGTATACAGTGTGAGAAATGAGCGTAGAGTAGGGGGGTAGAGTAGTAGAGAGTacagtagagtagagtagaaaATGATTTGCATATCGTACCTGAAATGGTGGCCTAGTCTGCGATCGCGCGAATTGTGGGGCGGTTGTTGTGGgattatgtacacaaaaatgGTTTCATTAAATAACTACTTAGCAAATTTCGacaaaaatttatttaaaaaacaatgaatgcattgatggatggatggatgaatgaatgaatgaatgagtgaatggaatggatggatggaatgTTTGAGGGCTTGAAATGcgtgttgtggtttttgttgtggctgtttgtGTGATGAATGGTGGATGATCGATTCGACCCCAGCCGAATAGCACTGGACTGTGAGTGGATGCCACTTGTTGTGGTTTTGGCATTACGTTCgagccagagagaaagaggcagagagagagagagagagagaagcgaaTTGATGATGTGAATAGCGGTTGTTTGTGGTACGAGTGGAGTATATGATATATGGGTGCGAATGTtgattgcagttgcagtggcagtggcagtggcagtggcagatgcGCGAATGCATGAATGAAAACTCAACTGAAACTCAACTCAATTGCATAACTGCCAATTATCACGCCAGATACAAATATAGCGATACAGCGATACAAAGTGAGGGATGAGAGACCGTGGCGACCGTAACCGGATTCCTAGTGATTCCTAAACACCGATACCGAGTGTACCCGAGAGCCcgcgaacccgaacccgaacccgaaacCGATCTCTAGAGAGAGGTGGCAGATGGAACCTCGACTAACCTCGAACTTTTTTGGAAGCCTTGGGGATGTGGTTTCGTGTACTTATTGTTTGTTTCAACATTTAACATACGATTACAGGTATAGCCGTAGGATAATAGTAGTAGgtggtagtagtagtagtagtagtagaaAGTAgtagtagttgtagttgttgtggCCATACTCTTACAGTGTTCTTTGGTTTAGTTCTTTTAGacgcacacaaagagagacatTGTTGGACATCGACACTTACCCGTGCATTCATGAATATAAAGTACATTTGCATAAAGGTGAAAATCATCTGGAGCAGCGGATTCACACCGATCAGTATGTGATGGCAGGGCGAATCGAAGGGTATCTCGAAGAACGATCCGAACTCCAGTCCAATGTAGATCATGGCGCCCAGACCGAATGCTGCACAAAATCAGTAATCAGAACTCTGTGAcacagtgccacacacacactgctgctgctggccccctCTTACCAATGGCTCCCACTCGCAGGAAGAAGCTGCCGTGCGTCGGATCGCTATGAGTGGTCTTCCTCTTGCGCACATTCTTCGGGGTGACGGCCACCTCGGCATCCACGGGTGCTTCCTGCACAGacaaaagagagtgaaagagaatTCGATGTTCAATGCCATGGCAAATTCGCGTATGATCCATAATTGAGGCGGCCTCCGAGCACAATTCACACACCAGAGCTTTGGCTGTGCCAACTGTGAAAATCTATTGAATGTTTGACCATAGAAACGTATCTGTGGATCGCTTTTGTTGAGGTTCTTTCTTACGGGGAAATCAgatatatttaaatcaattaaatgattGAAAAGTGATGAtcaaaatggttttaaatGTAACCACaaaaagtcaataaaaatcaGGAAAGTAAAGTTTAACttgaatgccaaaaagtattcaataaaataaaaatatgttgtAAAAGTAGAGCCTAAATCCCATCAATAATGATTCCTTCAAGATCTAAAAATAGGAAAACATCTACTAAAATCAAACCACCATGAAGTTCCatctataattatttttctacATGAAAATAGATTCCTAATTCTTAAATGTTGATCCTTAAATGTTTATAAGTCAGCAAATGAAGATATTTACTTGATATGCGGCGCCTTTGACAGCTGCTTTGCCAGAGTCCTTGGAGCCCTTCGCTTCCTTCGAATCGGCTGGATCGGCATTCTTGGCTTTCTTCGATTTCTTCTCCTTGGGTTGGGGTTTCGgcttgctgccattgccattgccattgccgccaTTGCAGCAAGAGCTCTCTAATGGAACGCACAATAAGACGCACATGAGGAAGACATGTTCCTGGAAAGTCAGGAACTGAACTTACCCTGCAGCAGGAAACAGAATACGTAGAGGAGGAAGAGTATGCTGACGCCGTAGAGATACGTGAAGAATGTCTCATAGTAGAGCACTGGCAGGCGGTGGGTGGTCACATCGCTGATCACGTATGCGATGCACACGACGATCAGGAGGATCGCGTACACCAGGCTGGTCACGATGAATAGCGATGTCCTGTTTTCGGGGTGTTTGGGGAAGGAGTTCCGTCATTAGTTCATGGCTTCAAAAATGCATCAAACGGGAAAATTctgggtgggggtgggtgctcatacatgtgtgtgtgtgtgtgtgtgtgtgtggtgctgttgttagtgtgtgtgtgtgggtgaagTGTGTCAAGATCCGGCTGCAACTCTCCCACCGAGTTGACCCACTATCCCGCTTCTTGGAAGTGCGAGAGTGTCTCAATCTGAgcataagtgtgtgtgtgtgtgtgtgtgtgttggcgtATCTGTGTGACTGACATGCAACTACATGCATGCTGTCGAAGAGCATCTCAAGTGCAGCcgcctctctcccactctcttgaCAGCTCGAGAGCATAACAGTTCCCGTGTATTAGCCcttatttgatatttgattaGCCCTCCTCCACCTTGCACAGTGGGGCCCCAGCCCACAACCCACATTCACTTAATGCTGATGCGACccactgtgtctgtgtgtgtgtgtgtgtgtgtgtgtgtgccaacaaCTCATTTGCAGGCAGTCATTTTAGTGACCCAGTTAGCGGCCTCAACGACTTGACTCGACTTGGCTGCAGcttaaaatacacacaaatcgTGTGCCGTGCCCCCCTGCTCAGGCAGTCACCCATTTGCATACCCCACCCCAACCCACTCTGTGCGGAAAGGATGAAGCTGAAGTGCACGCGGAGCCTGAGCTCGCCGGAATCCAATCTGATGGGAGAATTTATTGAACATACATAATGGACATGAAGACATATCCTTGAGAAGTGGAGAGGAAACTAAGTCGCAGCGGATGTGGAATGTGTGCAGGTATCCCATAGAAATTAACAGATTTTCAATTTAGGTTTTTAACTAATAGATATGCAAAGGATGGGCTCCCTGGGAAGACATAATAATTATCAAttttatacacaaatattCTGTAGCATAAAAGACTTCGATTTCCATCCCATTTATGgttatatttttatggaggaaaattcaattcaactTGCAAATTGAAAGTAGTAAGACCTTGGGCATAAGAGAGTGATGGTTCCACGTCACAAGTCGTTCTGCAAATATATCTATCCTTTCCCTTTTAGCCATCTAACAATGTTGGGTGTATGCCTATTGTCTAATTGCAGAGATAATCCCACAATCTGCGGTGTACACATGGAAGGATTACGCGGATTACAAGGGTACAACACTTTTGGAGTTGGTTTTGATGGTGGGGGAATTTTTGGATGATGGTTGTCATCTTAGGTATCATATTACCAGAGTTCGATTGGTCCCGTTATTGGATTTGTTTGATATGTGCCCTGTACCGTGATTTTCGCTGGCATAAAACTGTGTTTATTTGGATTTGGCTTGAACGTGTAGCAAACCCTATAAGATTGAAGATGTTCAGATATTTCTGGTTCTGCGTGTGGGCTTTGGGGTGGGGTTTTGgtgttggttttggtttcacATTGTACATAGCTGGCTGCTGGATGGGTTAGGAGGTGATAGCAAGGGGAGCATGAAGAGAGACATTTGGGTCCTACGGTCATAGCATACTTATGTGGcagagatatacatatatacaatgtGTGTTCGttgtgtatctatgtgtgtgtttccccACAGCCTGTTCCCGTTGCCCCGCACTGATGTTGATCCCCCGTTTTGCATGTACATGTGACCTATGGATTAGGTTCGGTTCGCACCTTTGTAATGGCTGCGGCATAACATTCTTGAGCTCCATTTCCTTGTTGGCCGCATTGTTCTTCTCGGCGCTATCGGTGCTGCCGGCGGTGTGGGAGCGGGAGACCGGCAGTGTGGCCATATTGTCTCCGCCCTCCACATCGACGGTAGCGACCTTCACTTCACCGCCGCCCAtggtttccgtttccgtttcggtCTCCGTTGTGCTGGCTTTTATTTGCTGATGCTCGATACCCGACGATTTCTAGTTCTTCTCGATTTATCGATTGCTCGATAGTCTCGATAGTTCTCgattgttttcccttttgctttCACTTGTACAGTTTGTGTTACAGTCTTAGCTGGTTCTCGAtttccaattgttttttttgcaactctaaatcgaaaacgaaacgaaacaatttGCAGACTTATTTCGCGAGGATTCAtttggtttctgttgctgtttcttgctctttgctgttgctgttgcacacaACTGaatatgcaacagaatttcgCGAGTAAActcgctctccccctctctctccctctctctatagCCACCCACTCTCCCAGGCATCTCGCTCCACCTCTACCTCTCCctaccgctctctctctctctcactcttcttTAGCCATCCCttactgtggctgctgctctctctcgtcttctctttctttcagatttcttgtgatttttgtggaacgcatttgaaatgcatttgacaAATGGGCAAATGAGGCGTGGCCTTAAGCCGCGCTTTCTGTTTTGGACTGCATCCCGGGGAGCCGACGACCTACtgacctctctctctgtctcttactctctctctctctctctctctctctcactctctgtctttcgCTCTGCCCCAAAACAATGCTGAGCGGAGCCCCAGTCCCCGGGTAAACAACTGTGATTTCAACCCTCGCACATTCGCATTTCACATTCGCATTCCGGGCGGGGAAAGTGTATTCC containing:
- the LOC117890452 gene encoding proton channel OtopLc isoform X7; its protein translation is MQRCPYIHEMRERLLDQPRETLQLENMERANLLDNRQSASESNQVGTVVKLQGDGYHTSPAHQRTPLVPHDLGEDFNLDFDDDFPIDARRPKNANGIHQPVLTRPQPRTSLFIVTSLVYAILLIVVCIAYVISDVTTHRLPVLYYETFFTYLYGVSILFLLYVFCFLLQESSCCNGGNGNGNGSKPKPQPKEKKSKKAKNADPADSKEAKGSKDSGKAAVKGAAYQEAPVDAEVAVTPKNVRKRKTTHSDPTHGSFFLRVGAIAFGLGAMIYIGLEFGSFFEIPFDSPCHHILIGVNPLLQMIFTFMQMYFIFMNARTRPPFQLNIHRFKVIARFGLMHVVATNICVWIRTLVKESLLEITIWHQKNEADPEASSIAHSVRQHALRHAGTVLRTHTGPNSEFEVLDGEDLLPKDVYKSDNVLSKLVRNTVDGISKSLGMGGDVASTTASSIVSSTTTRAPYTTAGYQWHSTTMARKLKKFITSATTAATTTGGSPSTIASTTTTFGTTTTTSPLTTTTAIPISAGSTATDAISSTTSESTFSGLQRLLTSAAPSLTPVDGSASPALPAAATGSVSSFLNSFVASTPSSGIGASTEGPVNIMNNLFGPGMENSFQTYSDISHEESSGGLVAFENLESLDSIYPAALSSNIGTLNSTACGRIDIMGTIVYDSAPYLYPFIIEYSLIGAVVLYVMWKHIGRYPGRMNDEDLEHRLEVMLSRRAVAMAQQARSGRVDCVGSSKGLFFGLLLLVGALICLILFFVLVRHQQFSLLAIYLADASHCILMAFAILAIIVGFIRVKNLKFRCEEQSNLNDILLRISAFGLFTYSVFSIIAGSLKVLESEPSLLVTTTGGVAVFQVILQLLFIADVSRRRVHLPEHDRSKPGRQIVTFLLICNVAMFAIYTFEAQKVFANPVSRYVQLDFYGFVPWSIIQRITLPLCIFHRFHSAVTLAEIWKTTYKARLE
- the LOC117890452 gene encoding proton channel OtopLc isoform X14: MQRCPYIHEMRERLLDQPRETLQLENMERANLLDNRQSASESNQLQGDGYHTSPAHQRTPLVPHDLGEDFNLDFDDDFPIDARRPKNAKTSLFIVTSLVYAILLIVVCIAYVISDVTTHRLPVLYYETFFTYLYGVSILFLLYVFCFLLQESSCCNGGNGNGNGSKPKPQPKEKKSKKAKNADPADSKEAKGSKDSGKAAVKGAAYQEAPVDAEVAVTPKNVRKRKTTHSDPTHGSFFLRVGAIAFGLGAMIYIGLEFGSFFEIPFDSPCHHILIGVNPLLQMIFTFMQMYFIFMNARLNIHRFKVIARFGLMHVVATNICVWIRTLVKESLLEITIWHQKNEADPEASSIAHSVRQHALRHAGTVLRTHTGPNSEFEVLDGEDLLPKDVYKSDNVLSKLVRNTVDGISKSLGMGGDVASTTASSIVSSTTTRAPYTTAGYQWHSTTMARKLKKFITSATTAATTTGGSPSTIASTTTTFGTTTTTSPLTTTTAIPISAGSTATDAISSTTSESTFSGLQRLLTSAAPSLTPVDGSASPALPAAATGSVSSFLNSFVASTPSSGIGASTEGPVNIMNNLFGPGMENSFQTYSDISHEESSGGLVAFENLESLDSIYPAALSSNIGTLNSTACGRIDIMGTIVYDSAPYLYPFIIEYSLIGAVVLYVMWKHIGRYPGRMNDEDLEHRLEVMLSRRAVAMAQQARSGRVDCVGSSKGLFFGLLLLVGALICLILFFVLVRHQQFSLLAIYLADASHCILMAFAILAIIVGFIRVKNLKFRCEEQSNLNDILLRISAFGLFTYSVFSIIAGSLKVLESEPSLLVTTTGGVAVFQVILQLLFIADVSRRRVHLPEHDRSKPGRQIVTFLLICNVAMFAIYTFEAQKVFANPVSRYVQLDFYGFVPWSIIQRITLPLCIFHRFHSAVTLAEIWKTTYKARLE
- the LOC117890452 gene encoding proton channel OtopLc isoform X2, whose protein sequence is MQRCPYIHEMRERLLDQPRETLQLENMERANLLDNRQSASESNQVGTVVKLQGDGYHTSPAHQRTPLVPHDLGEDFNLDFDDDFPIDARRPKNANGIHQPVLTRPQPRVCYTFKPNPNKHSFMPAKITVQGTYQTNPITGPIELWTSLFIVTSLVYAILLIVVCIAYVISDVTTHRLPVLYYETFFTYLYGVSILFLLYVFCFLLQESSCCNGGNGNGNGSKPKPQPKEKKSKKAKNADPADSKEAKGSKDSGKAAVKGAAYQEAPVDAEVAVTPKNVRKRKTTHSDPTHGSFFLRVGAIAFGLGAMIYIGLEFGSFFEIPFDSPCHHILIGVNPLLQMIFTFMQMYFIFMNARLNIHRFKVIARFGLMHVVATNICVWIRTLVKESLLEITIWHQKNEADPEASSIAHSVRQHALRHAGTVLRTHTGPNSEFEVLDGEDLLPKDVYKSDNVLSKLVRNTVDGISKSLGMGGDVASTTASSIVSSTTTRAPYTTAGYQWHSTTMARKLKKFITSATTAATTTGGSPSTIASTTTTFGTTTTTSPLTTTTAIPISAGSTATDAISSTTSESTFSGLQRLLTSAAPSLTPVDGSASPALPAAATGSVSSFLNSFVASTPSSGIGASTEGPVNIMNNLFGPGMENSFQTYSDISHEESSGGLVAFENLESLDSIYPAALSSNIGTLNSTACGRIDIMGTIVYDSAPYLYPFIIEYSLIGAVVLYVMWKHIGRYPGRMNDEDLEHRLEVMLSRRAVAMAQQARSGRVDCVGSSKGLFFGLLLLVGALICLILFFVLVRHQQFSLLAIYLADASHCILMAFAILAIIVGFIRVKNLKFRCEEQSNLNDILLRISAFGLFTYSVFSIIAGSLKVLESEPSLLVTTTGGVAVFQVILQLLFIADVSRRRVHLPEHDRSKPGRQIVTFLLICNVAMFAIYTFEAQKVFANPVSRYVQLDFYGFVPWSIIQRITLPLCIFHRFHSAVTLAEIWKTTYKARLE
- the LOC117890452 gene encoding proton channel OtopLc isoform X6, encoding MQRCPYIHEMRERLLDQPRETLQLENMERANLLDNRQSASESNQLQGDGYHTSPAHQRTPLVPHDLGEDFNLDFDDDFPIDARRPKNAKVCYTFKPNPNKHSFMPAKITVQGTYQTNPITGPIELWTSLFIVTSLVYAILLIVVCIAYVISDVTTHRLPVLYYETFFTYLYGVSILFLLYVFCFLLQESSCCNGGNGNGNGSKPKPQPKEKKSKKAKNADPADSKEAKGSKDSGKAAVKGAAYQEAPVDAEVAVTPKNVRKRKTTHSDPTHGSFFLRVGAIAFGLGAMIYIGLEFGSFFEIPFDSPCHHILIGVNPLLQMIFTFMQMYFIFMNARTRPPFQLNIHRFKVIARFGLMHVVATNICVWIRTLVKESLLEITIWHQKNEADPEASSIAHSVRQHALRHAGTVLRTHTGPNSEFEVLDGEDLLPKDVYKSDNVLSKLVRNTVDGISKSLGMGGDVASTTASSIVSSTTTRAPYTTAGYQWHSTTMARKLKKFITSATTAATTTGGSPSTIASTTTTFGTTTTTSPLTTTTAIPISAGSTATDAISSTTSESTFSGLQRLLTSAAPSLTPVDGSASPALPAAATGSVSSFLNSFVASTPSSGIGASTEGPVNIMNNLFGPGMENSFQTYSDISHEESSGGLVAFENLESLDSIYPAALSSNIGTLNSTACGRIDIMGTIVYDSAPYLYPFIIEYSLIGAVVLYVMWKHIGRYPGRMNDEDLEHRLEVMLSRRAVAMAQQARSGRVDCVGSSKGLFFGLLLLVGALICLILFFVLVRHQQFSLLAIYLADASHCILMAFAILAIIVGFIRVKNLKFRCEEQSNLNDILLRISAFGLFTYSVFSIIAGSLKVLESEPSLLVTTTGGVAVFQVILQLLFIADVSRRRVHLPEHDRSKPGRQIVTFLLICNVAMFAIYTFEAQKVFANPVSRYVQLDFYGFVPWSIIQRITLPLCIFHRFHSAVTLAEIWKTTYKARLE
- the LOC117890452 gene encoding proton channel OtopLc isoform X4, translating into MQRCPYIHEMRERLLDQPRETLQLENMERANLLDNRQSASESNQVGTVVKLQGDGYHTSPAHQRTPLVPHDLGEDFNLDFDDDFPIDARRPKNANGIHQPVLTRPQPRVCYTFKPNPNKHSFMPAKITVQGTYQTNPITGPIELWTSLFIVTSLVYAILLIVVCIAYVISDVTTHRLPVLYYETFFTYLYGVSILFLLYVFCFLLQESSCCNGGNGNGNGSKPKPQPKEKKSKKAKNADPADSKEAKGSKDSGKAAVKGAAYQEAPVDAEVAVTPKNVRKRKTTHSDPTHGSFFLRVGAIAFGLGAMIYIGLEFGSFFEIPFDSPCHHILIGVNPLLQMIFTFMQMYFIFMNARLNIHRFKVIARFGLMHVVATNICVWIRTLVKESLLEITIWHQKNEADPEASSIAHSVRQHALRHAGTVLRTHTGPNSEFEVLDGEDLLPKDVYKSDNVLSKLVRNTVDGISKSLGMGGDVASTTASSIVSSTTTRAPYTTAGYQWHSTTMARKLKKFITSATTAATTTGGSPSTIASTTTTFGTTTTTSPLTTTTAIPISAGSTATDAISSTTSESTFSGLQRLLTSAAPSLTPVDGSASPALPAAATGSVSSFLNSFVASTPSSGIGASTEGPVNIMNNLFGPGMENSFQTYSDISHEESSGGLVAFENLESLDSIYPAALSSNIGTLNSTACGRIDIMGTIVYDSAPYLYPFIIEYSLIGAVVLYVMWKHIGRYPGRMNDEDLEHRLEVMLSRRAVAMAQQARSGRVDCVGSSKGLFFGLLLLVGALICLILFFVLVRHQQFSLLAIYLADASHCILMAFAILAIIVGFIRVKNLKFRCEEQSNLNDILLRISAFGLFTYSVFSIIAGSLKVLESEPSLLVTTTGGVAVFQVILQLLFIADVSRRRVHLPEHDRSKPGRQIVTFLLICNVAMFAIYTFEAQKVFANPVQLDFYGFVPWSIIQRITLPLCIFHRFHSAVTLAEIWKTTYKARLE
- the LOC117890452 gene encoding proton channel OtopLc isoform X3; translated protein: MQRCPYIHEMRERLLDQPRETLQLENMERANLLDNRQSASESNQLQGDGYHTSPAHQRTPLVPHDLGEDFNLDFDDDFPIDARRPKNANGIHQPVLTRPQPRVCYTFKPNPNKHSFMPAKITVQGTYQTNPITGPIELWTSLFIVTSLVYAILLIVVCIAYVISDVTTHRLPVLYYETFFTYLYGVSILFLLYVFCFLLQESSCCNGGNGNGNGSKPKPQPKEKKSKKAKNADPADSKEAKGSKDSGKAAVKGAAYQEAPVDAEVAVTPKNVRKRKTTHSDPTHGSFFLRVGAIAFGLGAMIYIGLEFGSFFEIPFDSPCHHILIGVNPLLQMIFTFMQMYFIFMNARTRPPFQLNIHRFKVIARFGLMHVVATNICVWIRTLVKESLLEITIWHQKNEADPEASSIAHSVRQHALRHAGTVLRTHTGPNSEFEVLDGEDLLPKDVYKSDNVLSKLVRNTVDGISKSLGMGGDVASTTASSIVSSTTTRAPYTTAGYQWHSTTMARKLKKFITSATTAATTTGGSPSTIASTTTTFGTTTTTSPLTTTTAIPISAGSTATDAISSTTSESTFSGLQRLLTSAAPSLTPVDGSASPALPAAATGSVSSFLNSFVASTPSSGIGASTEGPVNIMNNLFGPGMENSFQTYSDISHEESSGGLVAFENLESLDSIYPAALSSNIGTLNSTACGRIDIMGTIVYDSAPYLYPFIIEYSLIGAVVLYVMWKHIGRYPGRMNDEDLEHRLEVMLSRRAVAMAQQARSGRVDCVGSSKGLFFGLLLLVGALICLILFFVLVRHQQFSLLAIYLADASHCILMAFAILAIIVGFIRVKNLKFRCEEQSNLNDILLRISAFGLFTYSVFSIIAGSLKVLESEPSLLVTTTGGVAVFQVILQLLFIADVSRRRVHLPEHDRSKPGRQIVTFLLICNVAMFAIYTFEAQKVFANPVSRYVQLDFYGFVPWSIIQRITLPLCIFHRFHSAVTLAEIWKTTYKARLE
- the LOC117890452 gene encoding proton channel OtopLc isoform X5 encodes the protein MQRCPYIHEMRERLLDQPRETLQLENMERANLLDNRQSASESNQVGTVVKLQGDGYHTSPAHQRTPLVPHDLGEDFNLDFDDDFPIDARRPKNAKVCYTFKPNPNKHSFMPAKITVQGTYQTNPITGPIELWTSLFIVTSLVYAILLIVVCIAYVISDVTTHRLPVLYYETFFTYLYGVSILFLLYVFCFLLQESSCCNGGNGNGNGSKPKPQPKEKKSKKAKNADPADSKEAKGSKDSGKAAVKGAAYQEAPVDAEVAVTPKNVRKRKTTHSDPTHGSFFLRVGAIAFGLGAMIYIGLEFGSFFEIPFDSPCHHILIGVNPLLQMIFTFMQMYFIFMNARTRPPFQLNIHRFKVIARFGLMHVVATNICVWIRTLVKESLLEITIWHQKNEADPEASSIAHSVRQHALRHAGTVLRTHTGPNSEFEVLDGEDLLPKDVYKSDNVLSKLVRNTVDGISKSLGMGGDVASTTASSIVSSTTTRAPYTTAGYQWHSTTMARKLKKFITSATTAATTTGGSPSTIASTTTTFGTTTTTSPLTTTTAIPISAGSTATDAISSTTSESTFSGLQRLLTSAAPSLTPVDGSASPALPAAATGSVSSFLNSFVASTPSSGIGASTEGPVNIMNNLFGPGMENSFQTYSDISHEESSGGLVAFENLESLDSIYPAALSSNIGTLNSTACGRIDIMGTIVYDSAPYLYPFIIEYSLIGAVVLYVMWKHIGRYPGRMNDEDLEHRLEVMLSRRAVAMAQQARSGRVDCVGSSKGLFFGLLLLVGALICLILFFVLVRHQQFSLLAIYLADASHCILMAFAILAIIVGFIRVKNLKFRCEEQSNLNDILLRISAFGLFTYSVFSIIAGSLKVLESEPSLLVTTTGGVAVFQVILQLLFIADVSRRRVHLPEHDRSKPGRQIVTFLLICNVAMFAIYTFEAQKVFANPVSRYVQLDFYGFVPWSIIQRITLPLCIFHRFHSAVTLAEIWKTTYKARLE